Part of the Centroberyx gerrardi isolate f3 chromosome 11, fCenGer3.hap1.cur.20231027, whole genome shotgun sequence genome is shown below.
TCATTGCATGCTTCGAGTGTTCTCCGACAACTTCTTCGTCCCAGTTAGGCCGCAGGTCTAGAGAGTTTTTGCAAAGCAGCTTTCACAGTGGATCACTTGGCCGTGCAGGAACATGGCTGTCAGCATGTCTCCCAGGACCCTGCCACACGCaccacactgcagcagcaaaacacacactcaacattAATAGGATGCCACAACAACATATCCACCAAAATATATAATCACATATCTCATACATGTTTCCTACCAGGTAAAGAAGACAGAACAAACCTTCAGACAGTCAGGGTGACTGTACACTGGAGGGTAATTAAGTGTAATCTTGACATTTCCATCAATTATTTTGTCGCAGAATGAACAAATAGCGTGGCCATCCCTGTTGTAGAGAGGAAGAGTTCAAAAGATTATATTGTGTTACTCTGTATGGCAGACACTGGATCTATCCCATAAAAAATGTGCTGTGCTGTTATCGACTTTAACTGCTTACATCGTTAAAGTTACATAATGttgttaaaataacataagGCAAGGTACGTATGTATGAATTAAACCATATCTGTGTTGTTTTAAAGCTCAGAGACTAAGAACCCACCTTGTCTCAGACAGAGTTTGCGTAGTTTGTAGATCCACCGCAGGTTTTTGAAACGTTtcagagctaaaaaaaaaaaaaaatcattagccAACAATAAGATGCATTTTCTACAaggacaaataaacacacagtgaaTGTGATGTTTATGAGAGCCTACTCACGTGTTGGTGCTAGCAGACTCCTGGTTTAGTTTCACCTCCTGTGAGTATGATGGTTTTGCATCTTCCACAGGTTCAGGAACAGCTTCAGAAACAGGTGCAGAAACAGGTGCAGAAACAGCTTCAGGAACAGCTGCAGGAACAGGTGCAGGAACAGCTTTAGGAGCAGCTTCAGGAACAGATGCGGGAACAGCCTCAGGAACAGCCTCAGGAACAGCTGCAGAAACAGGTGCAGGAACAGCTGCAGAAACAGGTGCAGGAACAGGTTTAGGAACAACTGCGGGAACAGCTTTCGGAACAGCTTCAGGAACAGCTGAGGGAGCAGCTTCAGGAACAGCTGCAGAAACAGCTTCAGGAACAGCTTCAGCAGCAGCTACAGGAACAGCTTCAGGAACAGCTTCAGGAACAGCTGCAAGAACGGCTTCAGGAACAGCTTCAGGAGCAGCTACAGGAACAGCTTCAGGAACAGCTTCAGGAGCAGCTACAGGAACAGCTTCAGGAGCAGCTTCAGGAGCAGCTACAGGAACAGCTTCAGGAGCAGCTTCAGGAGCAGCTTTAGCTGTGGCTGCCTCCACATCTGTTGCCTTTGCTGGTTCAATGGCACTTTCAACTAACTGATCCCGTACAGCTTCACCAACTGAATCAGTTACAGGTTCAGCAGCAATCTCAACATTCGACTCCGTCTTGTGATCCGTTGCAGTCTCAGGTGCTCTGGTCTGTAAAACTGTCTCCGCTTGTGCAGCAGACTTGGCTTTAGACTCTACAGACTTGACAGCAGTTTCAGCAGCAGGCTCAGTAGGAGATTCAGATACAGAATCTGCCAGTAATTCAGCAGTCTCCTCTCCTGGTGCAGCATTAGTTACAGCAGTGGTCTCAACTGATGACTCCACTGCAACTTGAACCACTGGTTGAACAGTCTGCTCTACTGCTGGGTCTGTGGCAGGTTCTACTGTGGCTTCTTTTGGAGGCTCGGCTTTAGGCTCTACAGACTTGATGACAGATTCAGCAGCAGGCTCAGTAGGAGATTCAGATACAGAATCTGCCAGTAATTCAGAGACTGGTTCAACAACGGC
Proteins encoded:
- the LOC139925304 gene encoding uncharacterized protein LOC139925304; protein product: MSRDVNRTQVFQTTRVRTSLKGDGSWIHRAKGAEKEEEKPRTDSAVEGRPLAVRQHSYVLSTAKIFESVAPPVSPPFNLQFSPSESDSDNHANIEVLPPKKDAQPEGSTVETTEDTKPQAATDTLIQNGVAEPAHPTSGNSERVSFVEPTERPVANTTAEHKEEYVDAPVEQSEPSEGAAEDAPVADLVGKSSAKAVTGQSQEIAEVPAELKVESIEKPEVVPSTETEPANTSNLEDVGVESTTQPVEGSCEIVPPKGATVEPATISAVQQTVQPVVQAVVESSVETTAVTNAVPGEESALQDTAVVEPVSELLADSVSESPTEPAAESVIKSVEPKAEPPKEATVEPATDPAVEQTVQPVVQVAVESSVETTAVTNAAPGEETAELLADSVSESPTEPAAETAVKSVESKAKSAAQAETVLQTRAPETATDHKTESNVEIAAEPVTDSVGEAVRDQLVESAIEPAKATDVEAATAKAAPEAAPEAVPVAAPEAAPEAVPVAAPEAVPEAVPVAAPEAVPEAVLAAVPEAVPEAVPVAAAEAVPEAVSAAVPEAAPSAVPEAVPKAVPAVVPKPVPAPVSAAVPAPVSAAVPEAVPEAVPASVPEAAPKAVPAPVPAAVPEAVSAPVSAPVSEAVPEPVEDAKPSYSQEVKLNQESASTNTSETFQKPAVDLQTTQTLSETRDGHAICSFCDKIIDGNVKITLNYPPVYSHPDCLKCGACGRVLGDMLTAMFLHGQVIHCESCFAKTL